A portion of the Leisingera sp. NJS204 genome contains these proteins:
- a CDS encoding EexN family lipoprotein: MTNKALILLAVVSAPLLSACKGEENKTVEFYIQHPDERATMLSKCEITDAAQLEANCKNAAEAQRTENRKSRSQSIQELFGSAD, from the coding sequence GTGACCAATAAAGCTCTAATCCTTCTAGCCGTTGTGTCTGCACCTCTGCTCAGCGCCTGCAAAGGTGAGGAGAACAAGACCGTCGAATTCTACATTCAACACCCCGACGAAAGAGCAACGATGCTGTCCAAATGTGAGATCACCGATGCGGCTCAACTGGAAGCAAACTGCAAAAACGCAGCAGAGGCGCAAAGGACTGAAAACCGGAAGTCCAGAAGTCAATCCATTCAGGAGCTGTTTGGCTCTGCAGACTAG
- the virB5 gene encoding P-type DNA transfer protein VirB5: MKIKAALLLSVLAFAQPAFAGGVPVIDAASIANAKQEFAQEIAQMVKELEEAKRLYDSVNGLTDMADIAAALNNPQVRELLGPDAMQIASSLDIDLNALGDLSGAAQDFLEHTRVTSDAVSAEDFYRQELDRIGAQSARDAAIGDRIVQSADDRLTGLERLRQEIGGASTQKEINALQTRLQVESAMLQNDTNRIQGLAMLQEAQTKVEEQRNREIRNQNREARSDAIRNMFSDQ, encoded by the coding sequence ATGAAAATCAAGGCTGCACTGCTGCTTTCCGTCCTTGCCTTCGCTCAGCCCGCCTTTGCTGGCGGTGTGCCGGTTATCGACGCGGCTTCCATCGCCAATGCGAAGCAAGAGTTCGCTCAAGAAATCGCCCAGATGGTCAAGGAACTGGAAGAAGCCAAACGCCTTTACGATTCAGTGAATGGCCTCACAGACATGGCTGATATTGCCGCGGCTTTGAACAACCCCCAGGTTCGGGAGCTGCTGGGTCCTGACGCGATGCAAATCGCAAGCTCGCTCGATATCGACCTGAACGCACTTGGCGATCTGTCTGGTGCTGCGCAAGACTTCTTGGAACACACTCGGGTGACTTCAGACGCAGTTTCTGCCGAAGATTTCTATCGCCAGGAACTCGACCGCATCGGTGCACAATCGGCCCGTGATGCAGCGATCGGGGATCGCATCGTGCAGTCCGCCGATGATCGGCTGACCGGCTTGGAACGCTTGCGACAGGAAATTGGCGGAGCGTCCACGCAAAAGGAAATCAACGCTCTGCAAACCCGTCTGCAAGTGGAGTCCGCCATGCTCCAAAATGACACCAACCGGATACAAGGGCTGGCGATGTTGCAAGAGGCCCAAACCAAAGTCGAAGAGCAACGCAATCGGGAAATCAGAAATCAAAACCGCGAAGCGAGAAGCGACGCCATAAGGAATATGTTCAGTGACCAATAA